In Solanum lycopersicum chromosome 3, SLM_r2.1, the genomic stretch TCTTCCAAATCATTCCCGCAGGAGATCCTGACCCATTTTTTTCTGATCCTTCGAGTTCGACAAATTGACCCATTAAAAAACCTTTGATAGAGAGTAGAGTCATAACTAACTTTATAAATGTATTTTAGTGTAGGTAACACGAAAATAGTtagtactaaaataaaaatacgaaaattaattatctaataaaaaaatcaagctatcttttatttattacttataataatatatcctTCAATTAACctaccaaaaataatatatcctTCAACTAAcggacaaaaaaataaaaattcatcattttatcgctagacaataaaatttgttgataaTTCTATTTAACGCTAAAGTAATAACATATTTCGATTAGTTATTAAGAGCAAATTAATTAACAACGGAATAGCAACAGAATTTCTAactaatttcaatttaaaataaaggaGATTTTACGTACCATTAAgtgttacataaaataaaaatatttgagtattaatttttaagaaattaaaaagaccAAAACTGCTCATAAGTTGCAAAAATATGGTGCGTTAGTTTCCTCACTCAAAAGATGAGGGACTAATCGCTTTCTTCTCGTTCTCTCTTTCACATTCAAACTCGTCGAATCCAATTTGTAACAGGTAATTTCTCTGTCAAAATTCTGTTTTCCAGTTCTTTGTTCTTCTTAATTCTTTTGATCAGCTGTTTGTATCAATTATTATTCAGTTCCATGCTGATTTTTGGAAAAATCTCTTCACTGTAGTTGTTCAAAATCTCAATCGAAGTGAAAATTACTTGTTGATTTGCCATAATAATCGACTTGGTTCGAATATACTGCAGAAGTTTGGTTTTGGGAGGTTTGTGTTATATGGATGAAAATAGGTCTTTTTCTCTCCTTTGATAATTTGAGTTCTGAGTCATGATGACTGCAGAATGGAGGAGCTGCTGGTGGGGAAGCATGTTAAGTACATTATAACAGTTGAGAAGGTACTCATTTGTTACATGTCTACTAATTTTCCTCTGTCTCTATGATTTGATATGTATAAATCTGTGCTTAGGTGGTTGTTCCACCCTCATCCAATTTGTTGCTCATATAGCTGTGTCTCCGTTTAATACTTTGAACAAGTTAAATAGGATTTTCCTGTAGGGAGATACTTGTGAAGCTAGGGAAGTACATTTGGATAATTAGAGGACAGTTGTGAAGGAGACATAGTATGGTTTGTAGGTATTAGCTATTATCGTGATGCTGATTCTGCCCTacttgttaaagtatgatggaTCCTTCTTAAGCATCATAGTATCATTTGTGTTAGAGTACTCCAGACTAGTATTTTAGGAACTTTCAGCATTTGGATTGTCTCAATTGTCAAGTTCAACATTATGGTTGTCATATTTCGAACGATATCATATCCGGCCTAAAAGAAGTTGACTATGGAGTTGTTTGGAATGGATCTGGTTTCCTCCTTTTGGTCTGGTATAGCTTGGAACTTTGTGATATGATTGACTTTGGGATTGATAGATGACATTTAATCCCTCACAGTTAACGACACCCTTGATACCTGAGAACGGTGGCATTTCACctgtaatatatatttgtttgagTGGGTATACTTAGACTAGCATTTCTGTTGTGACTTCGTGCAAATGCCCCGTATATTCTCCTCATATTCTTACGGTTGCGAGATGATACATTAGTACGTATTATTCATGGAATTTAAGTACTTGATGGAGTTCCTTTCTTTTCCGCCACCCACTAAGGCACTTCTCTTGTTACTCTATGGTATGCTTTCTCTAATACGTTCCTGTATACCTTCAGAGGAAAGATGATTTTGAATCTGTGGTGATGGAGCATTTGAGATTAAATGGGGCATACTGGGGATTGACAACTCTGGATATCATGGGCAAGCTTGGTGCAGTGGAGCAAGATGAAGTTATTTCATGGGTCATGCAGTGCCAACATGAATCTGGTTGGTGTCTCACACTTCGTTCTTGCTTCtcacaatgattttttttgtcagTATTTCCAAATATTGCAGCTATACTATGACTGCTGCTTTTTTAATGGATATtgcttttctcttttcttttttcctatAGAGGTAGTTACTATCATGTTTTGATCTACTTGATCTGGATGTAGGCTTACTTCTCGATTTGTCTAATATGCAGGTGGATTTGGTGGTAATATTGGACATGATCCGCATGTTCTGTATACACTTAGTGCTATTCAAGTCTTGgcattatttgataaaatacatGTCCTTGACATTGATAAGGTGTCAAATTGTATCCTACTTCATGTCACATTTTACAATTGTCTTTGAGGTACTGTGTACATATCCTTTCGATCTATGTATTGCATCCGTGAACTTTGCTGCAATGCTAACATTTAGAGGGTGTGCAATGTTAACCTCACAAAACCAAAACATGTGGTTAAGTTAACATCAAGAGTACTCATGTCTCATCACAACAGTGACATTCTCGATATTGGCAATTGGAAGTACTATTAAGAAATTTGGGTGTGACGAAGTGGTGGACTTAACATTTCAGCTAGATATTGCAGGTCTGCAAAATGAAGATGGATCATTTTCTGGTGATATATGGGGTGAAGTTGATACACGGTAGCTGCTTCTTACTTTGTTTGCTACTATAAATTTCAGATCCTTTATTTGGTTTCTCGtttttatatttacttataCTGCCAAGGATTAAGCCATATATCTTTTTCcgtcaaaaaagaaaaggtatATCTTTAGATACATGTGTTTTTCTTTTGGAACATAATATCCTCCTTTTGGGAATTGAAAGTATAATGACCTAAATATATTGTGCAGTTTCTCTTACATTGCTATCCTTTCACTCGCATTGCTGCACCGGTTAGATAAGGTTGATGTTGGAAAAGCAGTGAAATATATCTTAAGTTGCAAGAATGTGGATGGTGGATTTGGATGCACACCGGGAGCAGAATCTCATGCGGGGCAAAGTATGTCACATATAAAAAACATGCATTTTATCCTACTACTAATGGCTTCTAACTGAATGACAAGTCAGAGTGTTGATGTACTTTAGCGTTGGCCCTTTTTTGGTTTTCAACCTGTTTGTTCTACTTAGCATCCATATTTCCGGCTGTCTTCTTCTTATTTGAGTTGTGTATTGCTGCGTTACTGAAAGCAATTTCGACTATGCTACCATTGCAGTTTTCTGTTGCGTGGCAGCTCTCGCAATTACAGGGTCTCTACATCATGTTGATAAGGACCTCCTTGGTTGGTGGTTATGTGAAAGACAAGTCAAATCTGGGGGACTAAATGGTCGCCCAGAGAAGCTTCCTGATGTTTGTTACTCTTGCTACATTGGAATTTTTATCGACAGGTCAGCTTTGTGTTTTACTGAGGGTCATGTTGTTGCTTCTCAGGTATGCTACTCTTGGTGGGTTCTTTCCAGCTTAATTATGATCGACAGGGTTCATTGGATTGACAAGGGAAAgcttgtaaaatttattttggactGTCAGGTTACATTCGAATATAACAATTCCCTTCACTTGAAGCTTGGCATTGAATACTATATCTTTTTGTAGTTGTCCAACATTTTTGTAATGCCTGAGTTATATTCCCCTTTCACGAATGTAGGACAAGGAGAATGGTGGAATTTCAGATAGGCCAGATGATGCAGTTGATGTCTTCCATACTTACTTTGGAGTTGCTGGTAAGGGACATATGACATTTTTGTATTGTGAAATAGCTAATGTGTATTTCTCTTACGATCCATATGGCTGTTAAGAAGGATCTATCATCTGAATTGTGTTGTCTCCATTGGTGTCGCTATCAAATATGATCTCTCTTGGCCTTCCTAATATGTTGTGAATTGAATTGATTAAACTTTATCATGTATGAAACTAGAAGCAAATTTTGAAGGATGTTCCTGGAATCATTTTCTAAGCTCTACTGCAGTTGTTTTTTCTATTGTTGATGACGATTTAGATTGACCTTTAACAACCCAAGTGTTTAAACTTATTCGTCTGATTTTCTTCTGCAACCCAGGACTTTCACTTCTTGAGTATCCAGGAATAAAGCCGATAGATCCTGCTTATGCCTTGCCTGTTGATGTTGTAAACCGAGTTATGCTTGGCAGATAATCTCTGGGTTTTTGCTCCATTCTAGCTAATAACAGCATTCTCTTGATATGAGATTAGCAGAAACAGTTTCCCTTGATGACAGGCGGATTGCGTTACCAATGCTGCAACATTTTTTCATCATAACGGCTCTTTCAGGAAGAAACAAACCTAAAGCAGGGATCCAGGATTTTAACTTTATGGGTTTAGCCTTTGTAGTTTTCAGCATAACTCATTATAATTCTTAAGTTACATTTTCAGATTTGATATCTGTTGGTATTTTTAGTGATTTTTCGTTTATATATACTACATCTTGTTGCAAGCAGCAACAGTGTAATAATTGTACCAACTTTTACCATGTTAAACTAAAATCAGTGCATTATATTCTTTTCGTGTTTGTGGCATGGTCATTATTTAGCTTGAAATTACATACATTTATACATGTGTTTAATATAagcttttatttcttaaatcatAACTACGTGATATTAATCGACCGCACCGCAGGTCTTAATAAGTAAAAAAGGTTTTAGTAATTTAATGTAGGGACTTGGTCACCATCAATAATAACGAAAATCATGGAATGTTTTAGACACACACGGATAGCACAGAGAATAGattcaaaaaaatagaaaagcaGTTAATTGAATGattatgttttttgtttttgtaagtGCCTGAAAATACGGTTTCAAAGAAAACCGTTACCTTACATTTTAACATTTGTCCTATAAATATTGGACATTTGCAATTCCTCATATTGATCTCATACATTCCAAGAGAAGTAACCCATGATGGCATATCTCAAATCATGTATTGTTTTgtcgattttgttatgttttttgatGGGTTTTTCTCATGGAATTCATCTTGATAAAAGTACGATCCTGGCGCTTTTAGCTAGTGGTGTTGGTAGTGGTAGTGTTTCTGCAATGCCATGCGTGCAAAAACTAATGCCATGTCAACCAGCATTTGCAGCACACATGAAAACTCCTCCAGCAACATGCTGTACGCCATTGAAAGAAATGATATCAAATGATGCACAATGCCTTTGCACTGTTTTTGCCAATTCTGATGTAATGAAAAGTATGAATGTAACTCAAGATGAAGCGTTGAGTTTTGCAAAAGCTTGTGGTGCTAAACCTGATCTTTCCCTTTGCAAAAAAGGTACGCTCTATCAAttcattatatgtatatatatgctaTGCGATTTATATCTCCTGTATGAGtagaatggaaaaaaaaaagacggaaaacatttatcttaatttttgaTGTCAACTAATTAAATGGACGGAGGGAGAAttataatagatttttttagcAATTTAAGATAATGTGGATAAaagattcatttttaaaaaaaaatccaaaatggAGTAGTTTATGTTGCTAATATATGCCTTGTGAGataatatatcttatttttgaagtttgaaatttttaaaaagcttaAATATTCTTTGAGCATCTGATAATTAgtctaataattaattttcttgtaaTTAACCTAATTAGTATTTGTTTTTATGTGCATAAATATAGCCCATGGTGAAGCTTCAGCTCCATCTCCCAATACTTCACAAACTAACGGTAagtatattttaatgttttttcacACTTTTTCGTATTCAATTCTAGCTATTTCTACGCCTTCTAATCGACCCATAGTAAGTTGGTTGACATTTCAATGAATTATATTCACACTTCGtataatcaataattttattaatttatctcTATACATTCTATTTGGACATTCATCTTAGCGTTGACACTTCTacctttgtatatgtatatattagtgTAATTTAATCAAGTGTACTGTAAACCTAACACATTAACAGTTTCGATAATTCTATTTAATCTCCTAAGTCATACAGACTCTTATTATATATCTGACATATATAATAtcgttttattttttcagattcGAGTTCCACTAACAACACTGCAAGTCCACCACCAGCAAACACAGCTAGTGTAACATCCAAATTTGGAGGATTTGTTGCTGTTGCATCTCTTATGAGTTTAGTGATATAATGTTGTTAGCATTTTTAAGGATTAATCATTACTTTGCTTAATAGGCAAATACAATATCTcgattatttcaaatttttttagtttacatcaccaaatttattttttctctaagtATTAATGCTGAGATGTGTGATGTTTAGTAGTAATTGTGTTTTCATTTGTTCTTGTTATAATTTGATATCAACacttttatatgaattattatttcttttcagtATTGATCTTATCATTATGGAGTACTAAATCAACATGACGATATTTGAGAGCTAGTTAAAAGATTAACCGTTGCAATAATGGAAATCACCTTATTTAGGGTGCCGTTTGGTCATGCGATATGAATTCGTCATGATATTATAATATGAGATCATGAGATAAAGTTGAAACAAATTCGTTAGAGGTAAGGAAGGGACCATAGAAATGTTCTTCACGCTAGAGTTGTGGATTCGAAGTCTTCTCTCTTTTAAAAGAGAATTTAGAACCTCCAAACTCTTAATCCTGACTTCACCTCTatgtttattgaaaaaataattaaaataatcctTAATGTATTTCGTATTCtcttttaaaatagaatttagAATCCCTAAACTTTAAATCCTGACTTCACCTCTACGTTTATTgagaaaatgattaaaatagtACTTAATGTATTTCGTAATAGTATAGGATCTAATAGCcttcacttaatttttaatgACAAAAAACAATAATGTTGATATCAAGTGCTGCTACCTATGCCTCTACTTAAGTAGAAAGTAGAATAAGAGTATATTTgtttttgtacattttttttatttgttaaaatgacatccaaaagaTCCAATTCCatagtcattttatttttccttttcattataAACTTCTCCATAGTTGATTCATGAAATAAAATTCGTGCACGTCACCCtataaaacttcaatttcttacttccataacatatatataatttataatactgAATGTCAAAAAGataacttttctttttcaccTCAAACAATTCTAGAGTAAGATAACGATAATAACTATGCATCAATCAAGAAATAATCTAGAATCGACTAGATAAAGTCATTACTGTCTAAGTCTCTTCaataatttacatataattgaattaattctACCACctcatcaatttataaaaaagattGATATTTTGTGGTGGGAGGGGAAAATTTTGCAACATTGGCTGGTCAAAACTATTTTGGAGATTTAGTTATATTTGATGATCCAATTACTTTggataattaat encodes the following:
- the LOC101247306 gene encoding geranylgeranyl transferase type-2 subunit beta 1-like isoform X1; its protein translation is MEELLVGKHVKYIITVEKRKDDFESVVMEHLRLNGAYWGLTTLDIMGKLGAVEQDEVISWVMQCQHESGGFGGNIGHDPHVLYTLSAIQVLALFDKIHVLDIDKVSNYIAGLQNEDGSFSGDIWGEVDTRFSYIAILSLALLHRLDKVDVGKAVKYILSCKNVDGGFGCTPGAESHAGQIFCCVAALAITGSLHHVDKDLLGWWLCERQVKSGGLNGRPEKLPDVCYSWWVLSSLIMIDRVHWIDKGKLVKFILDCQDKENGGISDRPDDAVDVFHTYFGVAGLSLLEYPGIKPIDPAYALPVDVVNRVMLGR
- the LOC101247306 gene encoding geranylgeranyl transferase type-2 subunit beta 1-like isoform X2 → MKLFHGSCSANMNLVDLVVILDMIRMFCIHLVLFKSWHYLIKYMSLTLIRCQILDIAGLQNEDGSFSGDIWGEVDTRFSYIAILSLALLHRLDKVDVGKAVKYILSCKNVDGGFGCTPGAESHAGQIFCCVAALAITGSLHHVDKDLLGWWLCERQVKSGGLNGRPEKLPDVCYSWWVLSSLIMIDRVHWIDKGKLVKFILDCQDKENGGISDRPDDAVDVFHTYFGVAGLSLLEYPGIKPIDPAYALPVDVVNRVMLGR
- the LOC101258842 gene encoding non-specific lipid transfer protein GPI-anchored 3 translates to MMAYLKSCIVLSILLCFLMGFSHGIHLDKSTILALLASGVGSGSVSAMPCVQKLMPCQPAFAAHMKTPPATCCTPLKEMISNDAQCLCTVFANSDVMKSMNVTQDEALSFAKACGAKPDLSLCKKAHGEASAPSPNTSQTNDSSSTNNTASPPPANTASVTSKFGGFVAVASLMSLVI